The Toxorhynchites rutilus septentrionalis strain SRP chromosome 3, ASM2978413v1, whole genome shotgun sequence genome includes a region encoding these proteins:
- the LOC129776318 gene encoding UDP-glycosyltransferase UGT5-like, which produces MRSVRSYLKAAVLFWIASIQLGSAHRILGLFPHPGLSHFKVFQPIMRGLADAGHQVVAVSYFPNRDETHPNYTEYAFEGQNILTNSFSVEAFSRRTFLDNFVEFYELAQWGFGSCAAALDSPVIDRLLQLHANDPFDLLVTEFFATDCLLGLSHLMQIPFVGVSSCALMPWYYERVGLPDSPAYIPSEFSTFSERMSFWERFENWIVTRSVKLMFRVVQWNDNRLLAAKFGPGIPDVNEIARNTSLILVNQHYTLSGARPLLPAVVEVGGVHIKARKALPGDIKTILDNSPEGVVVISWGSVLRAASLSTAKRDAILDALKRIPLKVLWKWEDDNTEGFPPNVIVRKWLPQLDVLCHPNVRLFLAHGGMLGITEAVSCGVPIVITPFYGDQFLNAAAVVNRGMGVMMYFDQLDADYVYECINKGLQPDVSQAAAAVSDAFLHRPQSPMDLAVWSIENVLRNGPRRLDKSYGSELNLFVYNSWDVILVFCTIVLAILTILRVTFEILYKAFVTSAIRSVKAKQT; this is translated from the exons ATGCGATCCGTTCGGAGCTATCTCAAAGCAGCGGTATTATTTTGGATCGCCAGCATCCAGTTGGGCTCGGCTCATCGAATACTAGGATTGTTCCCTCATCCGGGATTGAGTCACTTTAAGGTGTTCCAACCGATCATGCGTGGATTAGCGGATGCTGGCCATCAGGTGGTGGCGGTCAGCTATTTCCCCAACCGTGATGAGACACATCCAAACTACACCGAATACGCCTTCGAAGGGCAGAATATTTTGACGAATTCATTCAGCGTTGAG GCTTTCTCCCGGCGCACGTTTCTCGATAACTTCGTAGAGTTTTACGAATTGGCTCAATGGGGGTTTGGGAGCTGCGCCGCAGCTCTCGATTCACCTGTGATCGATCGGTTGCTGCAGTTGCACGCTAACGATCCGTTCGATTTGCTCGTGACGGAGTTTTTCGCAACTGATTGCCTCCTAGGTCTGAGCCACCTGATGCAGATTCCGTTTGTGGGAGTCAGCAGCTGTGCATTAATGCCGTGGTACTATGAGCGCGTAGGTCTCCCGGACAGTCCGGCGTATATTCCGTCCGAGTTCAGTACCTTCTCGGAGCGGATGAGTTTCTGGGAGCGGTTCGAGAATTGGATCGTGACAAGATCGGTGAAGCTGATGTTCCGCGTTGTTCAGTGGAACGATAATCGACTTCTGGCGGCTAAGTTTGGTCCTGGCATCCCAGATGTGAACGAGATTGCGCGAAACACAAGTCTGATATTGGTTAATCAACATTATACGCTGAGTGGGGCGCGACCGCTGCTCCCGGCTGTGGTAGAAGTTGGCGGGGTTCACATCAAGGCCCGAAAAGCATTGCCTGGGGATATTAAGACGATTCTGGATAACTCACCCGAAGGTGTTGTAGTGATTTCGTGGGGTTCAGTTCTGCGAGCGGCATCATTATCCACAGCGAAGCGAGATGCCATACTGGATGCCCTAAAACGCATACCGTTGAAGGTTCTTTGGAAATGGGAAGATGATAACACGGAAGGTTTTCCACCCAATGTGATCGTGAGAAAGTGGCTTCCACAACTGGATGTGTTAT GTCATCCAAATGTTCGACTATTTCTGGCCCATGGGGGTATGCTGGGTATCACAGAGGCTGTTAGCTGCGGTGTTCCGATCGTAATCACACCTTTCTACGGTGACCAGTTTCTGAACGCAGCTGCTGTGGTTAATCGTGGAATGGGTGTAATGATGTATTTTGATCAACTAGATGCCGATTATGTTTACGAATGCATAAATAAGGGTTTACAACCGGA tgtttcGCAAGCAGCAGCTGCCGTTTCGGATGCTTTTCTTCACAGACCTCAGAGCCCTATGGATTTGGCGGTTTGGTCAATTGAAAACGTCCTCCGGAATGGACCTCGGAGATTGGACAAGTCATATGGAAGCGAACTGAATTTGTTTGTGTACAATTCTTGGGATgttattttggttttttgtaCAATTGTTCTTGCGATTCTAACGATTTTACGAGTTACATTTGAAATATTGTACAAAGCATTTGTTACTAGTGCAATTCGTAGTGTGAAAGCTAAGCAGACGTAA